One window of the Salminus brasiliensis chromosome 1, fSalBra1.hap2, whole genome shotgun sequence genome contains the following:
- the znhit3 gene encoding zinc finger HIT domain-containing protein 3, which yields MQPCGVCCEKLPKYRCPTCRIRYCSLDCFKKHKNEDSCQPVKDTAPPVTTPLPEACPNSAEEPWTTDNLLDENSQSDRVPLGKLQQLGESEALKSMLQNPHLRQLMMAVDSADDKGEAMKKAMQEPLFVEFADQCLKIVEPTEVGNDDEC from the exons ATGCAGCCCTGCGGGGTTTGCTGTGAAAAGCTTCCCAAATACAGATGTCCGACCTGCAGAATCAGAta ctGTTCGTTGGATTGCTTTAAGAAACACAAAAATGAGG aTTCATGCCAGCCAGTGAAAGACACAGCACCTCcggtcaccaccccacttccAGAAGCCTGTCCAAACAgtg CTGAAGAGCCCTGGACAACTGATAATCTCCTGGATGAGAACAGCCAGTCGGACAGAGTTCCTCTTGGGAAGCTTCAGCAATTAG GTGAATCGGAGGCCCTTAAGAGTATGTTGCAGAACCCACACCTCAGGCAGCTGATGATGGCGGTGGATTCTGCCGACGACAAAGGAGAGGCCATGAAGAAAGCCATGCAGGAACCACTGTTTGTGGAGTTTGCTGACCAGTGCTTGAAAATTGTTGAACCAACAGAAGTAGGAAATGATGACGAATGCTGA
- the c1qbp gene encoding complement component 1 Q subcomponent-binding protein, mitochondrial → MLKSLSRTVSVAARLSTKAPAAAPTARAAAPLARSVLCAPSSASTRPFTRSIWMLCSSNGATSGSRPSFLSTGRALPSVPCGCGGLHTDGDKAFAEFLSDEIKEEKKIQKSKTLPKMSGGWELELNGTEAKLSRSLSGEKVTVTFNINNSIPPTMEEEEPGQGQKAETEEPDIVSTPNFVIEVTKQGANNSLVFDCHFPEDEISHGTEEEESDIFAIREVSFQPEGDADWKETSYTLNTDSLDWALYDHLMDFLADRGVDNTFADELIELSTALEHQEYIKFLENLSGFIKCN, encoded by the exons ATGCTCAAGTCCCTGAGCCGCACGGTGAGCGTCGCCGCTCGCCTTTCGACCAAGGCCCCTGCCGCTGCGCCTACCGCCCGCGCTGCTGCGCCGTTGGCGAGGTCGGTGCTGTGCGCTCCCAGCTCGGCTTCCACTCGCCCCTTCACCCGCTCCATCTGGATGCTGTGCAGCAGTAACGGCGCGACCTCGGGCAGCAGGCCGAGCTTCTTAAGCACGGGAAGAGCCCTTCCTTCAGTGCCATGTGGCTGCGGGGGTCTCCATACAGACG GCGATAAAGCGTTTGCAGAGTTCCTCTCAGATGAAattaaagaggagaagaagatcCAGAAAAGCAAGACCCTCCCCAAAATGTCTGGAGGATGGGAGCTCGAACTCAACGGCACAGAGGCGAAGctttctcgctcgctctctgggGAGAA GGTGACGGTCACATTCAATATTAACAACAGTATCCCCCCAAccatggaggaggaggagccagGGCAGGGTCAGAAGGCAGAGACAGAGGAG CCTGATATTGTCTCAACACCTAACTTTGTCATCGAAGTAACAAAACAGGGGGCAAACAATTCCCTGGTGTTTGACTGCCATTTTCCAGAAGATGAG ATCAGCCATggcacagaggaagaggagagcgATATCTTTGCTATCCGGGAAGTGAGTTTTCAGCCTGAAGGAGACGCAGACTGGAAAGAGACGAGCTATACCCTGAACACAGACTCTCTGGACTGG GCACTGTACGACCATTTGATGGACTTCTTGGCTGACCGGGGTGTCGacaacacatttgcagatgagcTGATTGAGCTGAGTACGGCGTTAGAGCATCAAGAGTACATCAAGTTCCTGGAGAACCTCAGTGGCTTCATCAAGTGCAACTGA